From a single Adhaeribacter swui genomic region:
- a CDS encoding NUDIX hydrolase: MSKKTIEHQMDGARYLPNLAIDMVIFGFHDNQLKILLLEYENTNLFALPAGFIKKEEDVNKAARRSLEQRTGLKNIYLEQFYVFGDYQRYNPAPLKAILKGRNLKFKKDHWLLDRFVSIGYYALVDFTQAVPKPDPLSDRCDWYDLNNLPPLMLDHQEMVQKALETLQLNLDRKLIGFNLLPETFTIGDLQILYETILGERQNRSSFQRRILGLDILERIEKKYTGGAHKAPYLYRFKQNQ; the protein is encoded by the coding sequence ATGAGTAAGAAAACCATCGAGCACCAAATGGATGGGGCCAGATACCTGCCTAATCTGGCAATTGATATGGTCATATTTGGCTTTCATGATAATCAATTAAAAATATTGCTGCTGGAGTACGAAAACACCAACTTGTTTGCTTTACCCGCCGGCTTTATTAAAAAAGAAGAAGATGTAAACAAGGCGGCCCGGCGTTCTTTAGAACAAAGAACCGGGTTAAAAAATATTTACCTGGAGCAGTTTTACGTTTTCGGCGATTACCAGCGGTATAATCCCGCCCCGTTAAAGGCTATTTTGAAAGGCCGCAATTTAAAATTTAAAAAAGATCACTGGCTTCTGGACCGCTTTGTTTCTATTGGGTATTATGCTTTGGTGGATTTTACCCAAGCCGTACCCAAACCCGATCCTTTGTCGGACCGCTGCGACTGGTATGATTTAAATAATCTGCCCCCGCTTATGCTGGACCACCAGGAAATGGTACAAAAAGCTTTGGAAACGCTCCAACTAAACCTGGACCGGAAACTAATCGGCTTTAATCTCTTGCCCGAAACATTCACCATCGGAGATCTGCAAATACTCTACGAAACCATTCTGGGTGAAAGGCAAAACCGGTCCAGCTTTCAGCGCCGGATTTTAGGCCTGGATATTCTGGAACGCATCGAAAAGAAATACACCGGCGGCGCCCACAAAGCACCGTACCTCTACCGGTTTAAACAGAATCAATAA